The Micromonospora sp. NBC_00421 genome contains a region encoding:
- a CDS encoding cellulose binding domain-containing protein produces MRRGLRLLGLATAALVAVVATGSVVTAPASAESNGGVRVMPLGDSITDGFNVPGGYRIELWQRLVADGYRVDFVGSMFNGPSNLGDHDHEGHSGWTIAQIDANVVNWLRATTPRTVLLHIGTNDMYNASGAPARLSTLIDKITSTAPNADVFVATIIPRNGTESAVRTFNAAIPGIVQSKVSAGKRVHLVDMFSAVGTADLADGIHPNATGYRKMATTWYNALRAVPGSLGGNTPTTPPTTAPPTTAPPTTAPPTTAPPTTAPPTTPPASAGCRVAYTVNAWNSGLTASISVTNTSSTTVNGWALAFTLPGGQTITSGWNATYAPTSGAVTARNVSYNGTIAPNTSVDVGFQAEHTGNAGRPSAFTLNGTACTVA; encoded by the coding sequence ATGCGCCGGGGCCTGCGCCTGCTGGGCCTGGCCACCGCCGCCCTGGTGGCCGTGGTCGCCACCGGTTCGGTGGTGACCGCACCCGCGAGCGCCGAGTCCAACGGCGGGGTACGGGTGATGCCCCTCGGCGACTCGATCACCGACGGCTTCAACGTCCCCGGCGGCTACCGGATCGAACTGTGGCAGCGGCTGGTCGCCGACGGCTACCGGGTCGACTTCGTCGGCTCGATGTTCAACGGCCCGTCCAACCTGGGCGACCACGACCACGAGGGCCACTCAGGGTGGACCATCGCCCAGATCGACGCCAACGTGGTGAACTGGCTGCGGGCGACGACCCCCCGCACGGTCCTGCTGCACATCGGCACCAACGACATGTACAACGCCTCCGGCGCACCGGCCCGGCTCTCCACCCTGATCGACAAGATCACCAGCACCGCGCCGAACGCGGACGTCTTCGTCGCCACCATCATCCCGCGCAACGGCACCGAGTCGGCGGTCCGCACGTTCAACGCGGCGATCCCCGGGATCGTGCAGAGCAAGGTCAGCGCCGGCAAGCGGGTGCACCTGGTGGACATGTTCAGCGCGGTGGGCACGGCCGACCTCGCCGACGGCATCCACCCCAACGCCACCGGCTACCGCAAGATGGCCACCACCTGGTACAACGCCCTGCGCGCGGTGCCCGGGAGCCTCGGTGGCAACACCCCGACCACCCCGCCGACGACCGCACCGCCCACCACCGCACCGCCGACCACCGCACCGCCGACCACGGCACCGCCCACCACCGCACCGCCCACCACGCCGCCGGCCTCGGCGGGTTGCCGGGTCGCGTACACGGTGAACGCCTGGAACTCCGGTCTCACCGCCTCGATCAGCGTCACCAACACCAGCAGCACGACGGTCAACGGGTGGGCGCTGGCGTTCACCCTGCCCGGTGGGCAGACCATCACCAGCGGCTGGAACGCCACCTACGCGCCGACGAGCGGGGCGGTGACCGCCCGCAACGTCTCCTACAACGGCACGATCGCGCCGAACACCTCGGTCGACGTCGGCTTCCAGGCCGAGCACACCGGCAACGCCGGCCGACCGTCCGCGTTCACGCTCAACGGCACCGCCTGCACGGTCGCCTGA
- a CDS encoding acetylxylan esterase gives MTPHDELRRYAPTVVEPVDFDAFWRTTLDEARTRPVLVDVRPHRTELRLVDTWDVTFAGFAGDPVRAWYTRPAGVDAPLPTVVEYAGYGRGRGLPHERLTWPVAGYAHLLMDNRGQSGLYGAGDTPDPHGAPGGPWPATWGILDPHDYHYRRLITDAVRAVEAVRALPGVDPARVVAAGNSQGGGLALAVAGLRDDLAAVLTTAPFLCDVQRGIELTDASPYGEIARYLAVHRQAEEAVRHTLSYVDGVTFARRATAPAHFGIGLRDDVCPPRTGFAAYNQYGAANGHAEAPSRHLHTYPFNGHEGGEAWQVERQLRWLEALLRPATDHAPR, from the coding sequence ATGACCCCCCACGACGAACTGCGACGGTACGCCCCGACGGTCGTCGAACCCGTCGACTTCGACGCGTTCTGGCGTACCACCCTCGACGAGGCGCGCACCCGGCCGGTGCTCGTCGACGTCCGCCCGCACCGGACCGAGCTGCGCCTGGTCGACACCTGGGACGTCACCTTCGCCGGGTTCGCCGGTGACCCGGTGCGGGCCTGGTACACCCGCCCGGCCGGGGTCGACGCCCCGCTGCCCACAGTGGTCGAGTACGCCGGCTACGGGCGCGGCCGGGGGCTGCCGCACGAGCGGCTGACCTGGCCGGTGGCCGGGTACGCGCACCTCCTGATGGACAACCGGGGCCAGTCCGGCCTGTACGGCGCGGGCGACACCCCGGACCCGCACGGGGCGCCCGGCGGCCCGTGGCCCGCCACCTGGGGCATCCTCGACCCGCACGACTACCACTACCGCCGGTTGATCACCGACGCGGTGCGGGCGGTCGAGGCCGTCCGCGCGCTGCCCGGGGTGGACCCCGCCCGGGTCGTGGCGGCCGGCAACAGCCAGGGCGGCGGTCTCGCCCTGGCTGTCGCCGGCCTGCGCGACGACCTCGCGGCGGTGCTGACCACCGCGCCGTTCCTCTGCGACGTCCAGCGCGGGATCGAACTCACCGACGCCTCCCCCTACGGCGAGATCGCCCGCTATCTGGCGGTGCACCGGCAGGCGGAGGAGGCCGTCCGGCACACGCTGTCCTACGTCGACGGGGTGACCTTCGCCCGGCGGGCCACCGCCCCGGCGCACTTCGGCATCGGGCTGCGGGACGACGTCTGCCCGCCGCGCACCGGCTTCGCGGCCTACAACCAGTACGGCGCGGCGAACGGCCACGCCGAGGCGCCCTCCCGGCACCTCCACACCTACCCGTTCAACGGCCACGAGGGCGGCGAGGCGTGGCAGGTCGAGCGGCAACTGCGTTGGCTCGAGGCGCTGCTCCGACCGGCCACCGACCACGCGCCCCGGTGA
- a CDS encoding ABC transporter substrate-binding protein, with amino-acid sequence MFHRTWRRVAIAAAGLLTLTLVGACSEDAPEAKDLSGNRAGAMADYGLDTQFKATEPLSFSILYNNHPNYPLKDDWLFWSELTKRTNVKLEPVAVPLSDYEQKRSLLIGAGDAPLIMPKTYHPQENAFVSSGAILPVSDYLDLMPHLKDKIAKWNLQPEFDTLRQSDGKFYLLPGLHEKPWAEYSIAVRTDILQQLNLQIPKTWDELYTVLKAMKARYPDSYPYSDRWSKPNPGGELLSIVGAAHGIRTGWSWNPATWDPAAKTFVYTGATEQYKQVIVYLNKLVAEKLLDPESFTQTDEQARQKLANGKSFVIGSNAQSLVNEYRPDLAKTQPNAKLTKIPMLVGPAGEINPASRLENGIMISKKARDSKNFVAMMQFIDWLYYSEAGEEFAKWGVEGTTFTKDPAGKYTLAPDVDMIGLNPKGSKHLQKDFGFGNGVFSYGGKLDLVQSFFSPEELEFQKVMNARPPLPVDPPAPLTDEEREQVSLWETPLKDHVTQNTLKFILGQRPLTEWDAYLGELKAKNSDQYIGLVNKAHERFQKDNG; translated from the coding sequence ATGTTCCACAGGACGTGGCGCCGCGTGGCGATAGCCGCTGCCGGGCTGCTCACCCTCACCCTCGTCGGGGCCTGCTCCGAGGACGCTCCGGAGGCCAAGGACCTGTCCGGAAACCGGGCCGGCGCGATGGCCGACTACGGACTCGACACGCAGTTCAAGGCGACCGAGCCGCTCTCCTTCTCCATCCTCTACAACAACCACCCGAACTATCCGCTCAAGGACGACTGGCTGTTCTGGTCGGAGCTGACCAAGCGGACCAACGTCAAGCTCGAACCGGTGGCCGTGCCGCTGAGCGACTACGAGCAGAAGCGCAGCCTGCTGATCGGCGCCGGCGACGCCCCGCTGATCATGCCGAAGACCTACCACCCGCAGGAGAACGCCTTCGTCTCCTCCGGCGCGATCCTCCCGGTGAGCGACTACCTGGACCTGATGCCCCACCTCAAGGACAAGATCGCCAAGTGGAACCTCCAGCCGGAGTTCGACACGCTGCGGCAGTCCGACGGCAAGTTCTACCTCCTCCCCGGCCTGCACGAGAAGCCCTGGGCGGAGTACTCGATCGCGGTGCGCACCGACATCCTCCAGCAGCTCAACCTCCAGATCCCCAAAACCTGGGACGAGCTGTACACCGTGCTCAAGGCGATGAAGGCACGCTACCCCGACTCCTACCCGTACTCGGACCGGTGGAGCAAGCCGAACCCCGGCGGGGAACTGTTGAGCATCGTCGGCGCCGCGCACGGTATCCGGACCGGCTGGAGCTGGAACCCCGCCACCTGGGATCCGGCGGCGAAGACGTTCGTCTACACCGGTGCCACCGAGCAGTACAAGCAGGTGATCGTGTACCTCAACAAGCTGGTGGCCGAGAAGCTGCTCGACCCGGAGAGCTTCACCCAGACCGATGAGCAGGCCCGGCAGAAGCTCGCCAACGGCAAGTCCTTCGTCATCGGCAGCAACGCCCAGAGCCTGGTCAACGAGTACCGGCCCGACCTGGCCAAGACCCAGCCGAACGCCAAGCTGACGAAGATCCCGATGCTGGTCGGCCCGGCCGGCGAGATCAACCCGGCCAGCCGGCTGGAGAACGGCATCATGATCTCCAAGAAGGCCCGGGACAGCAAGAACTTCGTGGCGATGATGCAGTTCATCGACTGGCTGTACTACTCCGAGGCCGGCGAGGAGTTCGCCAAGTGGGGCGTCGAGGGCACCACCTTCACCAAGGACCCCGCCGGCAAGTACACTCTGGCCCCCGACGTCGACATGATCGGGCTCAACCCCAAGGGCAGCAAGCACCTGCAGAAGGACTTCGGCTTCGGCAACGGGGTGTTCTCCTACGGCGGCAAGCTCGACCTGGTGCAGTCGTTCTTCTCCCCGGAGGAACTGGAGTTCCAGAAGGTGATGAACGCCCGGCCGCCGTTGCCGGTGGACCCGCCGGCCCCGCTCACCGACGAGGAGCGGGAGCAGGTGTCGCTGTGGGAGACCCCGTTGAAGGACCACGTCACCCAGAACACGCTGAAGTTCATCCTCGGCCAGCGGCCGCTCACCGAGTGGGACGCCTACCTCGGTGAGCTGAAGGCCAAGAACTCGGACCAGTACATCGGCCTGGTCAACAAGGCGCACGAGCGGTTCCAGAAGGACAACGGCTGA
- a CDS encoding carbohydrate ABC transporter permease gives MTVAPGTAGPKTTDAPRARRRRGIRPTRGYRVFQAVNAVVLTLVVIVTLYPFVNIVARSLSDEAPIIAGKVNLVPQGFNLTAYRLVMSDPMFWTNYRNTVVYTVVATAISIVLTTCYAYVLSKHQLKGRGVLVGIAVFTMFFSGGLIPNYVLITSLGLKNSIWAVVLPNAVNVFNLLVMKAFFESLPVELEEAAAVDGLSTYGTLLRIVLPLSKAIIATMVLFYAVSFWNSWFTAFLYLDQQDLLPVTVYLRNLIAGATGAQSAGGVAQSDAVQAAATIQAVTIVLTTLPILAVYPFIQRFFVSGVMLGAVKG, from the coding sequence GTGACCGTGGCCCCCGGCACGGCCGGCCCGAAGACGACTGACGCCCCGCGGGCCCGCCGCCGGCGCGGGATCCGCCCGACCCGGGGCTACCGGGTGTTCCAGGCGGTCAACGCCGTCGTGCTGACCCTCGTGGTGATCGTGACGCTCTACCCGTTCGTCAACATCGTGGCCCGGTCGCTCAGCGACGAGGCACCGATCATCGCGGGGAAGGTCAACCTCGTCCCGCAGGGCTTCAACCTCACCGCCTACCGGCTGGTGATGTCCGACCCGATGTTCTGGACGAACTACCGCAACACCGTGGTCTACACCGTCGTGGCCACCGCCATCTCGATCGTGCTGACCACCTGCTACGCGTACGTGTTGTCGAAGCACCAGCTCAAGGGGCGCGGGGTGCTCGTCGGGATCGCCGTGTTCACCATGTTCTTCTCCGGCGGGCTGATCCCCAACTACGTGCTGATCACCAGCCTGGGGCTGAAGAACAGCATCTGGGCGGTGGTGCTGCCCAACGCGGTGAACGTGTTCAACCTGCTGGTGATGAAGGCGTTCTTCGAGAGCCTGCCTGTCGAGTTGGAGGAGGCCGCCGCCGTCGACGGGCTGAGCACGTACGGCACCCTGCTGCGGATCGTGCTGCCGCTGTCCAAGGCGATCATCGCCACCATGGTGCTGTTCTACGCGGTGTCCTTCTGGAACTCCTGGTTCACCGCGTTCCTCTACCTTGACCAACAGGACCTGCTCCCGGTCACGGTCTACCTGCGCAACCTCATCGCCGGGGCGACCGGAGCGCAGTCCGCCGGAGGCGTCGCCCAGTCCGACGCGGTCCAGGCCGCCGCCACCATCCAGGCCGTGACCATCGTGCTCACCACCCTGCCGATCCTCGCGGTCTACCCCTTCATCCAACGGTTCTTCGTGTCCGGCGTGATGCTCGGCGCGGTCAAGGGGTAG
- a CDS encoding GH39 family glycosyl hydrolase — protein MRITVPAQPVGRLTGAWRHCVGTGRFELALRRDYQESLALLQRDIGFRHIRGHGLLSDGVGVHRPYQHRGERRVHHSFTYVDQVVDAYLELGIRPFVELGFMPTALASGDQTVFWWQGNVTPPRCWSEWADLVRATVAHLVDRYGLDEVRGWPIEVWNEPNLPDFWQGADRDAYHRLYEVTAHAVKEVDAGLQVGGPAISPGADDWLEPFADFVTAHDVPVDFVSRHAYTSGPAQHVPFGTHQTLAPASSLLEQFAAPRRHLSGTALAELPVHITEFNSSYRPDNPIHDTAFHAAYLAPVLAAGGDLVDSFAYWTFSDMFEETGVPTALFHGGFGLLTHRQLKKPTYHLYAFMARLGDEVLARGADHLVTRHPDGRVAVLAWAPVDVTGHEPVPDRHPLTLSVPVGPPGTTSAFQLRSSVDEEAGNAWTAWCEMGRPRSPRPGQLDTLREAAEPARSHRALPVTAGRVDLDLTLARHEVTLVELAPVRDETPPWWDDARLLGGTGQRTAPADRDDRP, from the coding sequence ATGCGGATCACCGTTCCCGCCCAGCCCGTGGGCCGGCTCACCGGTGCCTGGCGGCACTGCGTCGGCACCGGGCGCTTCGAACTGGCCCTGCGCCGCGACTACCAGGAGTCGCTGGCCCTGCTCCAGCGCGACATCGGCTTCCGGCACATCCGCGGCCACGGCCTGCTCAGCGACGGCGTGGGCGTGCACCGCCCCTACCAGCACCGGGGCGAACGTCGGGTGCACCATTCCTTCACGTACGTCGACCAGGTCGTCGACGCCTACCTCGAGCTGGGCATCCGCCCCTTCGTGGAGCTGGGGTTCATGCCCACCGCGTTGGCCTCCGGCGACCAGACGGTGTTCTGGTGGCAGGGCAACGTCACCCCGCCCCGCTGCTGGTCGGAGTGGGCCGACCTGGTCCGCGCCACCGTGGCCCACCTGGTCGACCGGTACGGCCTCGACGAGGTACGGGGCTGGCCGATCGAGGTGTGGAACGAGCCGAACCTGCCCGACTTCTGGCAGGGCGCGGACCGGGACGCCTACCACCGGCTCTACGAGGTCACCGCGCATGCCGTCAAGGAGGTCGACGCCGGGTTGCAGGTCGGCGGTCCGGCGATCTCGCCCGGCGCGGACGACTGGCTGGAGCCCTTCGCCGACTTCGTCACCGCGCACGACGTGCCTGTCGACTTCGTCAGCCGGCACGCCTACACCTCCGGCCCCGCCCAGCACGTGCCCTTCGGCACCCACCAGACCCTGGCCCCGGCGTCGTCGCTGCTGGAGCAGTTCGCCGCGCCCCGCCGGCACCTGTCCGGCACCGCGCTGGCGGAGCTGCCGGTGCACATCACCGAGTTCAACTCCTCCTACCGGCCGGACAACCCGATCCACGACACGGCGTTCCACGCCGCGTACCTCGCCCCGGTGCTGGCGGCGGGCGGCGACCTGGTCGACTCCTTCGCGTACTGGACGTTCAGCGACATGTTCGAGGAGACGGGGGTGCCGACCGCGCTGTTCCACGGCGGGTTCGGCCTGCTCACCCACCGCCAGCTCAAGAAGCCCACCTACCACCTGTACGCCTTCATGGCCCGGCTCGGCGACGAGGTGCTGGCGCGCGGGGCGGACCACCTGGTCACCCGGCATCCCGACGGTCGGGTCGCCGTCCTGGCCTGGGCCCCGGTGGACGTGACAGGCCACGAGCCGGTGCCCGACCGGCACCCCCTGACCCTGTCGGTGCCGGTGGGTCCACCTGGTACCACGTCGGCCTTCCAGCTCCGCTCGTCGGTCGACGAGGAGGCCGGCAACGCCTGGACGGCCTGGTGCGAGATGGGCCGGCCCCGATCCCCCCGACCCGGTCAGCTCGACACCCTGCGGGAGGCCGCCGAACCGGCCCGCTCCCACCGGGCCCTGCCGGTCACCGCCGGCCGGGTCGACCTCGACCTCACCCTGGCCCGGCACGAGGTCACCCTGGTCGAGCTGGCCCCGGTGCGCGACGAGACCCCGCCGTGGTGGGACGACGCCCGACTGCTCGGCGGCACCGGGCAGCGGACCGCGCCGGCCGACCGGGACGACCGGCCGTGA
- a CDS encoding LacI family DNA-binding transcriptional regulator, producing MTASRPLTPQAPATIATIAEEVGVSVATVSKVLNGRADVAAETRARVEESLERHRYRRRIRRQSLGIDQIDLVFHEFNSGWAMEIVSGVEAVASAAGLGIAISQLDGAHRPAPRRLDALVARRPLGLLFVLCHPTPPQQLLLAEHRIPFVVVDTDSATSAPVPTVGSNNWNGGLLATRHLMELGHRRIAVISGPRDVLCSQARAAGFRSAHDEVGLTVDTALMRYGSFYVDGGHAHGLELLAAPDRPTAIFAGSDLQAIGVLRAARQLGLRVPADLSVIGYDDLPVAGWTDPPLTTVHQPLRDMAGTATQMLLELARGGVVATSRIDLVTELVVRESTAPPATTRH from the coding sequence ATGACCGCGTCCCGTCCGCTCACCCCGCAGGCCCCGGCCACCATCGCCACCATCGCCGAGGAGGTCGGCGTCTCCGTGGCGACCGTCTCGAAGGTCCTCAACGGGCGCGCGGACGTCGCCGCCGAGACCCGGGCCCGGGTCGAGGAGAGCCTCGAACGGCACCGGTACCGCCGCCGGATCCGCCGGCAGTCGCTCGGTATCGACCAGATCGACTTGGTCTTCCACGAGTTCAACTCCGGCTGGGCGATGGAGATCGTGAGCGGGGTGGAGGCGGTGGCCTCGGCCGCCGGGCTCGGGATCGCCATCTCCCAGCTCGACGGGGCGCACCGACCCGCGCCGCGCCGGCTGGACGCCCTGGTCGCCCGTCGCCCGCTGGGCCTGCTCTTCGTGCTCTGCCACCCGACCCCACCGCAGCAGCTCCTGCTGGCCGAGCACCGCATCCCCTTCGTGGTCGTCGACACCGACAGCGCGACCTCGGCCCCGGTGCCGACCGTCGGCTCCAACAACTGGAACGGCGGCCTGCTGGCCACCCGGCACCTGATGGAGCTGGGGCACCGGCGGATCGCCGTCATCTCCGGCCCCCGGGACGTGCTGTGCAGCCAGGCCCGCGCCGCCGGCTTCCGCTCCGCCCACGACGAGGTCGGGCTGACCGTGGACACCGCCCTCATGCGCTACGGCAGCTTCTACGTCGACGGCGGGCACGCCCACGGGCTGGAGCTGCTGGCCGCACCCGACCGACCCACCGCGATCTTCGCCGGCTCGGACCTGCAGGCCATCGGCGTGCTCCGGGCCGCCCGTCAGCTCGGCCTGCGGGTGCCCGCCGACCTCTCGGTGATCGGGTACGACGACCTGCCGGTCGCCGGCTGGACCGACCCGCCGCTGACCACCGTGCACCAGCCGCTGCGGGACATGGCCGGCACCGCCACCCAGATGCTGCTGGAACTGGCCCGGGGCGGGGTGGTGGCGACCAGCCGGATCGACCTGGTGACCGAGCTGGTCGTCCGGGAGAGCACCGCACCACCCGCCACCACCCGCCACTGA
- a CDS encoding glycoside hydrolase family 3 N-terminal domain-containing protein, translated as MRSQVPVDDGPAPRDTLPWRDPRRSPAERADALVPLMSLEEKIAQLVGVWVGAEASGEGVAPHQADMIDHGPPWGTLIRHGLGQLTRPFGTAPVDPVVGARSLAASQAQIAAASRFGIPAQVHEECLTGFAAWRATVYPTPLGWGASFDPALVEEMAGRIGRSMRAAGVHQGLAPVLDVTRDYRWGRTEETIGEDPYLVGTTGAAYVRGLERAGIVATLKHFAGYSASRGGRNLAPVSMGRRELADVILPPFEMALRLGGARSVMNSYAEIDGVPAAADEELLTGLLRDEWGFTGTVVADYFAVRFLQTLHGVAADAADAARLALRAGIDVELPTVDAFGEPLVAAVRAGEIDETLIDRALRRVLVQKIELGLLDEGWQELPEDVAELRLDDETSRDVAVRLARESVVLLRNDGVLPLATDLRVALVGPVADDPMALLGCYSFPNHVGVRHPDHGLGLELPSLRDELARRVPQLLHEPGCAITGGDTSGIGAAVTSAAGADVCVLAVGDRAGMFGRGTSGEGCDAPDLRLPGVQAELVRAVLDTGTPVVLVLMTGRPYALGPEYDRAAAVVQAFFLGQRGGQALAEVLTGAVNPSGRLPVSVPRDAGGLPGTYLTPPLGRRSEVSSIDPTPAYPFGHGLSYTTFDWTDPVAVGGTDPDGPPAWPVDGETTVRITVRNTGQRAGTEVVQLYLHDPVAQTTRPVVRLVGYARVPLDPGAAAHVSFTVPADLASFTGRDGRRVVEPGDVELRFGRSSGEVVATVPLRLTGVERQVGVRRQLLTSVRVEPAATDPHAGQEARG; from the coding sequence ATGAGAAGTCAGGTGCCCGTCGACGACGGTCCGGCACCGCGCGACACCCTGCCCTGGCGAGATCCCCGGCGCTCACCCGCGGAACGGGCCGACGCCCTGGTCCCGCTGATGTCGCTGGAGGAGAAGATCGCCCAGCTCGTCGGGGTCTGGGTCGGCGCGGAAGCCTCCGGCGAGGGGGTCGCCCCGCACCAGGCCGACATGATCGACCACGGTCCGCCGTGGGGCACCCTGATCCGGCACGGGCTCGGCCAGCTGACCCGCCCGTTCGGCACCGCGCCGGTCGACCCCGTCGTCGGGGCGCGCTCGCTGGCCGCCTCCCAGGCGCAGATCGCCGCGGCGAGCCGGTTCGGCATCCCGGCCCAGGTGCACGAGGAGTGCCTCACCGGCTTCGCCGCCTGGCGGGCGACCGTCTATCCGACCCCGCTGGGCTGGGGCGCGTCCTTCGACCCCGCCCTGGTCGAGGAGATGGCCGGCCGGATCGGCCGGTCGATGCGGGCCGCCGGCGTCCACCAGGGACTGGCCCCGGTGCTCGACGTCACCCGGGACTACCGCTGGGGGCGTACCGAGGAGACCATCGGCGAGGACCCGTACCTGGTCGGCACGACCGGCGCGGCGTACGTACGGGGCCTGGAACGGGCCGGCATCGTCGCCACCCTCAAGCACTTCGCCGGCTACTCCGCCTCCCGGGGCGGTCGGAACCTCGCCCCGGTGTCGATGGGCCGCCGGGAGTTGGCCGACGTCATCCTCCCGCCGTTCGAGATGGCGCTGCGCCTCGGCGGGGCCCGCTCGGTGATGAACTCGTACGCCGAGATCGACGGCGTGCCCGCCGCCGCCGACGAGGAGCTGCTGACCGGGCTGCTGCGTGACGAGTGGGGCTTCACCGGCACCGTCGTCGCCGACTACTTCGCGGTGCGCTTCCTGCAGACCCTGCACGGCGTGGCCGCCGACGCCGCCGACGCCGCCCGGCTCGCCCTGCGGGCCGGAATCGACGTGGAGTTGCCCACCGTGGACGCCTTCGGCGAACCCCTGGTGGCGGCGGTCCGGGCCGGCGAGATCGACGAGACGCTGATCGACCGCGCCCTGCGCCGGGTGCTGGTCCAGAAGATCGAACTGGGGCTGCTCGACGAGGGCTGGCAGGAGTTGCCCGAGGACGTGGCGGAGCTGCGGCTCGACGACGAGACCAGCCGGGACGTCGCCGTCCGGCTGGCCCGCGAGTCGGTGGTGCTGCTGCGCAACGACGGCGTGCTGCCGCTCGCCACCGACCTGCGGGTCGCCCTGGTCGGACCGGTCGCCGACGACCCGATGGCCCTGCTCGGCTGCTACTCCTTCCCCAACCACGTCGGCGTCCGGCACCCCGACCACGGGCTCGGCCTCGAACTGCCCTCGCTGCGCGACGAACTCGCCAGGCGGGTTCCGCAGCTCCTGCACGAGCCGGGCTGCGCCATCACCGGCGGGGACACCTCGGGCATCGGGGCGGCGGTCACCTCCGCCGCCGGGGCCGACGTCTGCGTGCTCGCCGTCGGCGACCGGGCCGGCATGTTCGGCCGGGGCACCTCCGGCGAGGGTTGCGACGCGCCCGACCTGCGGCTGCCCGGCGTCCAGGCGGAGCTGGTCCGGGCCGTGCTCGACACCGGCACCCCGGTGGTCCTGGTGCTGATGACCGGCCGGCCCTACGCGCTCGGTCCGGAGTACGACCGCGCCGCCGCCGTCGTCCAGGCGTTCTTCCTCGGCCAACGTGGCGGGCAGGCGCTCGCCGAGGTGCTCACCGGCGCGGTGAACCCGTCCGGGCGGCTGCCGGTCAGCGTCCCCCGCGACGCCGGTGGCCTGCCGGGCACCTACCTGACGCCGCCGCTGGGTCGACGCTCCGAGGTGTCCTCGATCGACCCCACCCCGGCGTACCCGTTCGGCCACGGGCTGAGCTACACCACCTTCGATTGGACCGATCCGGTGGCGGTGGGCGGCACCGATCCCGACGGGCCGCCGGCCTGGCCGGTCGACGGCGAGACGACGGTACGGATCACCGTGCGCAACACCGGGCAGCGGGCCGGCACCGAGGTGGTCCAGCTCTATCTGCACGACCCGGTCGCGCAGACCACCCGACCCGTGGTCCGGCTGGTCGGCTACGCCCGGGTGCCGCTGGACCCCGGCGCGGCGGCACACGTCAGCTTCACCGTACCGGCCGACCTCGCCTCGTTCACCGGGCGCGACGGCCGGCGTGTCGTCGAACCCGGTGACGTCGAGCTGCGGTTCGGCCGGTCCAGCGGCGAGGTCGTGGCGACCGTGCCGTTGCGGCTGACCGGCGTCGAACGGCAGGTCGGTGTCCGACGGCAACTGCTCACGTCGGTACGGGTCGAGCCCGCCGCGACCGACCCGCACGCCGGACAGGAGGCCCGGGGATGA
- a CDS encoding ABC transporter permease, producing the protein MTAETLRPPPPAPAPATPGPRRRRRQPWRRALRRDWQLYSLAVLPLLFFLVFRYLPMIGNVIAFRRFSPGGSVFGEYWVGLRYFRLFLADPTFWQVFTNTLVLGTLTLLFCFPLPIVLALLLNEVRARRLKRFVQSVSYLPHFLSIVIVAAMVMQLLSMDGSVNQVVRGIGGEAVPFLQQPGWFRAIYVSSEVWQTVGWGTILYLAALTTIDENLYEAARIDGANRWRQTWHVTLPGIRPTMVTLLILNIGTFMAVGFEKILLLYNPLTYPTADVISTYLFRLGFESSNFSYAAAIGLFEAVIGLILVLGANTISRRTVGTSLW; encoded by the coding sequence ATGACCGCCGAGACGCTGCGGCCACCGCCGCCGGCCCCGGCACCCGCCACCCCGGGCCCCCGACGGCGTCGCCGCCAACCCTGGCGACGGGCGCTGCGCCGGGACTGGCAGCTGTATTCGCTGGCCGTCCTGCCGCTGCTGTTCTTCCTGGTCTTCCGGTATCTGCCGATGATCGGCAACGTGATCGCGTTCCGCCGGTTCAGCCCCGGCGGCAGCGTCTTCGGCGAGTACTGGGTGGGCCTGCGGTACTTCCGGTTGTTCCTCGCCGACCCGACCTTCTGGCAGGTGTTCACCAACACCCTGGTGCTGGGCACGCTGACCCTGCTGTTCTGCTTCCCGCTGCCGATCGTGCTGGCGCTGCTGCTCAACGAGGTCCGGGCCCGCCGGCTCAAGCGGTTCGTCCAGTCGGTGTCCTACCTGCCGCACTTCCTGTCCATCGTGATCGTGGCGGCGATGGTGATGCAGCTGCTGTCGATGGACGGTTCGGTCAACCAGGTGGTCCGGGGGATCGGCGGGGAGGCCGTGCCGTTCCTGCAGCAGCCGGGCTGGTTCCGGGCCATCTACGTCTCCTCGGAGGTCTGGCAGACAGTCGGCTGGGGAACGATCCTCTACCTGGCGGCGCTCACCACCATCGACGAGAACCTGTACGAGGCGGCCCGGATCGACGGGGCGAACCGCTGGCGGCAGACCTGGCACGTCACGCTGCCCGGGATCCGGCCGACGATGGTGACCCTGCTGATCCTCAACATCGGCACCTTCATGGCGGTCGGGTTCGAGAAGATCCTGCTGCTGTACAACCCGTTGACGTACCCGACCGCCGACGTGATCTCCACGTACCTGTTCCGGTTGGGCTTCGAGTCCAGCAACTTCAGCTACGCCGCCGCCATCGGCCTGTTCGAGGCGGTGATCGGGCTGATCCTGGTCCTCGGGGCGAACACCATCTCCCGGCGCACGGTGGGGACGAGCCTGTGGTGA